One Enterococcus silesiacus genomic window carries:
- a CDS encoding phosphate acyltransferase: MKIAVDAMGGDHAPQAIVEGVMLAKQDFPEIEFLLYGKEDEIKKYVTDETNITIIHTDEKINSDDEPVKAIRRKKTASMVLAAQAVKNGEADAIFSAGNTGALLSAGLFIVGRIKNVERPGLMSTLPVIGQPDGGFDMLDLGANADNKPEHLVQYAVLGSFYAEKVRNIAKPRVGLLNNGSEATKGSELTKKAFELLSEEAEINFIGNVEARDLLNGAADVVVTDGFTGNAVLKSIEGTALNMMGLLKSSILAEGFKGKMGALLLKNALRGMKDEMDYSKHGGAVLFGLKAPVIKTHGSTGPEAVRYTIRQIHTMLETQVVPQLVSYYETKE, encoded by the coding sequence ATGAAGATTGCAGTTGATGCAATGGGTGGCGATCATGCACCGCAGGCCATTGTTGAAGGTGTTATGCTAGCCAAACAAGATTTTCCGGAGATCGAGTTTTTACTTTATGGAAAAGAAGATGAAATTAAAAAATATGTCACAGATGAAACAAATATTACTATTATCCATACTGATGAAAAAATTAATAGCGATGATGAACCAGTCAAAGCAATTCGCCGTAAAAAAACGGCATCGATGGTGTTAGCAGCTCAAGCGGTAAAAAATGGCGAAGCGGATGCGATTTTTTCTGCTGGTAATACAGGAGCGTTACTATCAGCTGGATTATTTATCGTTGGGCGGATCAAAAATGTAGAACGTCCAGGTTTGATGTCGACGTTGCCGGTTATTGGTCAGCCAGATGGCGGTTTTGATATGCTGGATTTAGGTGCAAATGCTGACAATAAACCTGAACACCTTGTTCAATACGCAGTGTTAGGTTCTTTTTACGCTGAAAAAGTAAGGAATATCGCTAAACCTCGCGTTGGTCTTTTGAACAATGGTTCTGAAGCGACAAAAGGTAGTGAGCTAACAAAAAAAGCGTTTGAATTATTATCAGAAGAAGCCGAAATCAATTTCATTGGAAATGTAGAGGCTCGTGACTTATTAAACGGGGCCGCAGACGTTGTTGTGACGGATGGTTTTACAGGAAATGCTGTATTAAAGTCAATTGAAGGAACTGCATTAAACATGATGGGACTTTTAAAATCATCGATTCTGGCGGAAGGCTTTAAAGGCAAAATGGGTGCATTACTTTTAAAAAATGCGTTACGTGGTATGAAAGACGAAATGGATTACTCTAAACATGGTGGAGCTGTTCTATTTGGCTTGAAAGCACCTGTGATCAAAACACATGGATCAACAGGGCCAGAGGCTGTTCGTTATACAATTCGTCAAATCCATACCATGCTTGAGACCCAAGTTGTGCCTCAACTTGTTAGCTATTATGAAACAAAAGAATAA
- a CDS encoding ATP-dependent DNA helicase RecG has protein sequence MDLLDDIGVLPGVGPKRAENLKELGIRTVEDLLSYYPFRYDDIQEKELNEIQDQEKVTLKGLVVSEPVVSRYGYKKSRMMFRMMQDHAVINVSFFNQPYLKDKIVMSEEIAVYGKWDAKRKALNGMKILAAKNDGEDFAPIYHVNKKVRQSSLVQLIRTGFEKYGELIPEILPEELLEKYRLMPRKAAMFAMHFPSDPNESHQAKRRVVFEEFFLFQLKMQGLKRQEKAEKNGLSIQYDVERLKSFTQKLPFELTAAQKKVTNEICRDLMSPNHMQRLLQGDVGSGKTVVAAIVLYATMTAGFQGALMVPTEILAQQHMESLQQLYDPLEVKTALLTGSTKTKERRELLEQLATGEIDIIIGTHALIQEDVIFHKLGLVITDEQHRFGVNQRRILREKGLRPDVLFMTATPIPRTLAITAFGEMDVSIIDEMPAGRIPIETRWIRPPQLDTVLEWMTKELARGHQVYVICPLIEESEALDVKNATEIFEHMSAFFNPTYQVGLLHGKMKNQEKEAIMQEFKENNLQLLVSTTVIEVGVNVPNATVMLIMDADRFGLAQLHQLRGRVGRGSEASYCILVANPKNEMGVERMKIMTETNNGFVLSEKDLELRGPGEVFGARQSGVPQFAVGDIVTDFNILEVARQEANAIWKKEQWWMLPEYRGVAEKIKPNDDEQQFFD, from the coding sequence ATGGACTTGTTAGATGACATCGGTGTGTTACCAGGCGTTGGGCCGAAACGGGCGGAGAATTTAAAAGAATTAGGGATTCGTACGGTTGAAGATTTGTTGTCGTATTACCCTTTTCGTTATGATGATATTCAAGAAAAAGAATTGAACGAAATTCAGGATCAAGAAAAAGTTACTTTAAAAGGACTCGTCGTATCAGAGCCTGTTGTCAGCCGATATGGGTACAAAAAGAGCCGAATGATGTTTCGAATGATGCAAGACCATGCTGTGATCAACGTTTCCTTCTTTAACCAGCCGTATTTAAAAGACAAAATTGTTATGTCCGAAGAAATAGCAGTCTATGGAAAATGGGACGCGAAACGAAAAGCACTGAATGGTATGAAAATATTAGCAGCGAAAAATGATGGAGAGGATTTTGCTCCAATTTATCATGTTAATAAAAAGGTTCGCCAAAGTAGTTTGGTTCAACTTATCCGCACAGGCTTTGAAAAATATGGTGAGCTGATTCCTGAAATTCTGCCAGAAGAGCTATTAGAAAAGTATCGTTTAATGCCAAGAAAAGCAGCGATGTTTGCTATGCATTTTCCAAGTGATCCAAACGAAAGTCATCAAGCAAAACGTCGTGTAGTTTTTGAAGAATTTTTCTTATTTCAATTGAAAATGCAAGGACTAAAGAGACAAGAAAAAGCGGAGAAAAATGGCTTGAGTATCCAATATGATGTGGAGCGTTTAAAATCGTTCACGCAAAAGCTTCCTTTTGAGCTGACCGCTGCACAAAAAAAAGTGACAAATGAAATTTGCCGAGACTTAATGAGTCCTAATCATATGCAGCGTTTGTTACAAGGCGATGTAGGTAGTGGAAAAACGGTGGTAGCAGCAATTGTTCTTTATGCAACGATGACAGCTGGCTTTCAAGGTGCTTTAATGGTGCCTACAGAGATTTTGGCACAACAGCATATGGAAAGCTTGCAGCAATTATATGATCCCTTAGAAGTGAAAACAGCGCTATTAACAGGATCGACTAAAACTAAAGAACGCCGAGAGTTGCTTGAACAGCTTGCCACAGGCGAAATCGATATTATTATCGGGACACATGCATTGATTCAAGAAGATGTGATTTTTCATAAGCTAGGGCTAGTCATCACCGATGAACAGCATCGTTTTGGGGTGAATCAACGGCGGATTTTAAGAGAAAAAGGGTTGCGGCCGGACGTGTTATTTATGACGGCTACCCCGATTCCAAGGACCTTGGCTATTACGGCTTTTGGTGAGATGGATGTCTCGATTATTGATGAAATGCCAGCTGGGCGAATACCGATCGAGACACGTTGGATTCGACCACCACAATTAGATACAGTTCTAGAATGGATGACTAAAGAGCTAGCTCGTGGTCACCAGGTGTATGTGATTTGTCCGCTGATTGAAGAATCTGAAGCCTTGGATGTTAAGAATGCAACGGAAATTTTTGAACACATGTCCGCTTTTTTTAATCCTACGTATCAGGTTGGGTTGCTTCACGGAAAAATGAAAAATCAGGAAAAAGAAGCGATCATGCAGGAGTTTAAAGAAAATAACTTACAACTGTTAGTTTCTACTACTGTAATCGAAGTGGGTGTCAATGTTCCAAATGCCACTGTTATGCTGATTATGGATGCGGATCGCTTTGGATTGGCGCAGCTACATCAATTGCGCGGCCGGGTCGGTCGAGGCTCAGAGGCGTCTTATTGTATCTTAGTTGCCAATCCGAAAAATGAGATGGGCGTGGAGCGGATGAAAATCATGACAGAGACGAATAATGGCTTTGTCCTGAGTGAAAAAGATCTGGAGCTCCGCGGACCAGGTGAAGTATTTGGCGCCAGGCAATCAGGTGTACCGCAATTTGCAGTGGGTGATATTGTGACAGATTTCAATATACTGGAAGTTGCGCGACAAGAAGCTAATGCGATTTGGAAAAAAGAACAGTGGTGGATGTTACCAGAATATCGCGGGGTTGCAGAGAAGATCAAACCAAATGATGATGAGCAACAGTTTTTTGATTAG
- a CDS encoding two-component system response regulator → MLSVIICEDDWKQRQKLEQYVKNYIMMENLDMELAFSTGNPTEVLEYVKSNPKFVGLYFFDVDLQHEMSGLTLAAEIRKYDDLGKIVFVTTHGELSYLTFTYKVEAMDYIIKDTQETIQERVCECIRIAHERSLNDRSGKKSFFKFKTGDTVRSIDVNDVLFFESSISSHKVIMHLENGEEEFYGALKDIEDQYEEFYRCHKSYLINKNHIAEVQKKERIVEMSNGETCLVSVRAMKNL, encoded by the coding sequence ATGTTATCTGTTATTATATGTGAAGATGATTGGAAACAACGCCAAAAGTTGGAACAATACGTGAAAAACTATATTATGATGGAAAATTTAGATATGGAATTAGCATTTTCTACAGGAAATCCTACAGAAGTACTGGAATATGTTAAGAGTAACCCCAAATTTGTAGGCCTTTATTTTTTTGATGTAGATTTACAGCATGAAATGTCAGGGCTGACTTTGGCTGCTGAAATACGTAAATACGATGACTTAGGAAAAATTGTATTTGTAACGACGCACGGAGAACTCTCATATCTAACTTTTACGTATAAAGTGGAAGCGATGGATTATATCATTAAAGATACACAAGAAACAATTCAAGAGCGAGTCTGTGAGTGTATTCGAATTGCTCATGAGCGAAGTTTAAATGATCGTAGTGGTAAGAAAAGCTTCTTCAAATTTAAAACAGGGGATACAGTACGTTCGATTGATGTAAACGATGTTCTCTTTTTTGAATCTTCCATTTCTTCACACAAAGTGATTATGCATTTAGAGAATGGCGAAGAAGAGTTTTATGGGGCATTAAAAGATATCGAAGATCAGTACGAAGAGTTTTATCGGTGTCATAAGTCTTATCTAATCAACAAGAATCATATTGCAGAGGTACAAAAAAAAGAACGCATAGTCGAAATGAGCAACGGAGAAACGTGCCTTGTTTCTGTAAGAGCAATGAAAAATTTATGA